The genomic DNA atgaaaaggaaagacGAGAGTTAGGTATTACCAGAATTGGGATATTTGGAGAGAACCTCTGATTCAGCTTTTCTCTTTCCTGTGAAGTACCCAGATGAAAGCAAAAATGGAGGTAGATTGTAATCATGCACTGAGATCAAGATAAACTTGGGAACTCCTGCCAAaggaaaagaacaagaaaatgaaaGCTATATATCTCAGCCGTCCTCTGCGTAGAATTGAAGAAAGAGTAGCATAAAGTGACCACGATATGCATAATGAGAAATTAACATCATTGTTCTAGTCAGGAATACATTGATACATTTACATCTAACGagaaattttcaaatgcaccaatATGTAACTTCTAGAAAAACTACTCATTTGGATCCAGCCTACAATATGATGGTTCATGTAAGTTTTCATTTAAACCATCCatgcaaaaatcaacaaaatcgaaGATCGATTAGCCATTTGATTATCATCGTGATTCATCTGATTATTTGAATAGTGTTACATGGctaattgaatttttatttttttcgatCTTTTGCATGCATAACCTTGGGGAACCTAAACCATTCATATCATGGAGCCTGGAACCCAATATGGGGTTAACACAAATGATTTGATTTATTCAGTGTGTATTAGGTTGCATAGTGCTGTGCATTTGAGGATTTCCCAACATATACTTTGACCTCCGGCTTGACCAGAGTCAGACCTCAAACTTTGACAGTCTCCCTGATTCAAATAATCCTGCCTTCACAGAAATTGATAAGAAGAATTCCTAAGCTTCTTGTAGACATTCCTATTGAGTGCTAACTCTCATGGGAATACAAGGGCCGTAGGCAAGGTATCTTACAAATTTCTCTTCACTTTTTGAGAGCCCTATGTCATCCTCTCTATTTTGACTtacaaacaaaaactcaaagtcCTCAATTCTAACAAAAACTGAAGAAATATTACTGCAACTGATAGATCCAGTGCCTTGTCACGGAGAAGTGATACCAAAGGGTAGTAATGAGTTGGAATGAACAGAAGAGAAAAGGGAGGGAGGGGTGAGATAGAAGCTTCATTACAAAGACGAGTgaatcaaataataaaaatatgaaaagaaagcAAAGGACTAATTTACTGCAATATGATAATTGACATTGCTACCGTAATCCTTCGCAGCATTCACAGCAACAACATTTGCCTCCCCATTAATCCTTTGCATCTGTTCCTCGCTGCCAAAACCACCAATGGTTGAAACCACAGCGGTGGCCCCAATAAGTACTTCATCCCAGTTTACATAGAAAACATCTCCTGCAAAACAAAACTTACTTCAATATATGCATCCATTGAAACTGCAGATATATTACCAATACTACCAAACTGCAGATAGATTACTTCATCCCAGTTTACCGATGAGTTAATATTAAAAATGGATTTTgcacattttttgtttaattgcagTTTCTAATAATAACTTTCAAATCACAGCTGATAGAATCTTAGTCACTGAATGCAAAATCAGTAAAAGCAATGTTGTAGGAGCACAATGGTTCTAAGCACAAAATTTAATGAAAGACCAAAGACTAAAACAAAAACCCCCCATATTGCAATACTTCCAATCATATAATTGTTTTTTCCCCTTCGGATATCCTAATCACAAAAGGCAAACCCGATTTTCACATTTCTACAGCAGCAAAATGAAGTTTGAAAGCAGAACACTTGACTGACAGCATTACATGGCAATAAGCTGTAGAAAAATTTGAAGAACGTGACATACCTGGCACCCAGTTAACCTGATCTATCCACGCACCGGAGTAAGTGGGACGCCCTGACCTGCGAAACCAAGCAAACATTTCAGACACAAAAAATCAACTCAAATATGAAAAGGTGCAGGCcaagtaaaaatataaaaaaaattaagaaaaaaaagagcaatTTTCAGCACCTGCTCACGCCAACGACCTCTATTCCTCTGGATACCGCAGCCTTGCATATAGCAGAACCAACAAAACCGGTGCCTCCTAATACAACAACCTACTAAGACAAGAATATATCACATCATCTACTTTCTTAATTTCTAAATAATTGcaacctaatttatttttatttaagcgatattctactttaaactaATATAAACCGCTGGAAGGGAATTTGAACTCGAGTGTATAATGGGAGCATATCCGCTCTAACCAATGTGGCTGCGCCCGCAAATACATATCACAACATGAAATTAAAGCTGAgggattgaaaattaaaaagcaaTGTCTTAGGCTTACCCGTTCAGGTTTAACATCGGCCACAACGTCTATTGTGGTGGAATTGAAATCCGTTTTTACATTCACCTCTGCATATCTGCATTTAACGCTGGACATAAAGCAAATATTTATCACAGTTTATACGATCGAATTCTAGAGATAGagagtgggagagagagaggaccgGCGGTGGAGAAGCGAGGTGGGTTTGGGCCGGGCGGGGAAGAAAGCTCCGGGAAGAGAAGAGGGGAGCGTAGAAACGGCAGGGAAGTGCAAAAAGGACGACATTTGACTGGAAACAGTCGACGGTCACTCAGCTCTGAGGTGGGATTGTTTTCTGCTTTGACTTTCCAGGACTTCCGAATTTGGGGAAGAAACAGCGGTAGCCGGCAAACGActggagggagagagagagagagagagagagagaggaggcaGGAAGCTAGTGGTGCAAAAACATGAAGTGAAAATGTTGACGGGGGACGCTGAAATGGTTAGGCCCAAAAAATCTTGTGGCCTACTGGGTTTGGCTCTatttttcatgggtgatgtcaTTGGAGCCACCAAGGCTTCGCTTTGTCTACTCAGAAGTATGATTCCCTCCCCTTCTCTTATGATTCTCTTCTCCCGTTTTTTCTCAcacttttttttgtctttttctttacaTAAGAAAAATGATGGCTAATCATAATCGTTTAAATAGaaggagatgaaaaaaaaaagaagcgaTTAGAAGCAGAGATAATCCTACTCCCTTGTTGAGACCGAGATAGTTCCAgtccatttgatttttttggggTGATTGAAGCTCCACTTATATactcaaaaaggaaaaaaatagtcAAGGAAGTTGTACTTGGGCTGGACTGTTGGGTAGGTACGATCTGATTCGATTTGGTTTGCTAGAAAAATCAATACTGAGCTGAAGTAAATGATCGGTTTGGCTTGACGAGTTCTACTTGGTTTAGGCTTTAgcccatttgaattttttttgttgagtttGTTCTAATCACTTGAAGTCCAAACTTAAAAATGAACTCTCATACACGAATTTACAAGTAAtgttaggtaaattaattttttagatcACATCTACAAATTATGTGATGTGTCAGACTCACcatgtgacgacccgtccctaattttctatgtaatttctctCCGAGTTTGTGAATTGACATTTATGCCCTTGTTGGCCTGTGACGTGGAcgtatttattcatttttttaaattacttttctCGCTATCGTGATTAAACTATACTCGTCGTTACGAGTGTGCGTTAAATTATTCAGTGTCGAAAACACTGTTTTTGATAAGGTAGTAGATTTCTTGTGATTTCATCTGTACAAACCTTATCCATTTTCTTCTTAAAAAGGGTGATTCGTGCCTTGCACCTCACCACCAATTATTTTGTTTCCCTCATTATTGCAACCAATCAGATTTTCTTTCTCTCAGCCAATCAGATTCCACcttcactcactctctcttcttcttcattctttcTCTCTAACCCGAGCTCTATTTTTCCGCTGCAACACTCAAGAACGACATCAAACATTCACAGATCGAGACTCAAAATACCAACATCGTGATCCTCTTGTCCTCATGATCACAACCATACCAACCGATTGTTttatggttgagttttgagtgGTCAATGCAGAGCAACTCGGAAGCTCCGACTTGGTCGAGTTGGCATCATCGTGATCCCGATCGAGTTACTAGGTTTTAGGACGTGGGGAAGCTTCTACTCAACTCCCCGTGGCCATTAGACTAACTTTGGAGAAGTGTTGATGTTGAAACAAGCACGTTTAAGGAGTTGAGCTTTTTGCCAAgactttcgagccattttcaGGCCATTTCccatccacttttggacttttgGAAGGTATAAGTttgttctactcttcataagcttcgaatccatataaatttcatggaaaatggttgagaaatgaagaagttataaaggtttgaaaattttccagaaaacaggtgagtttttccagtttcc from Pyrus communis chromosome 17, drPyrComm1.1, whole genome shotgun sequence includes the following:
- the LOC137722760 gene encoding LOW QUALITY PROTEIN: uncharacterized protein At1g32220, chloroplastic (The sequence of the model RefSeq protein was modified relative to this genomic sequence to represent the inferred CDS: deleted 2 bases in 1 codon) → MSSFLHFPAVSTLPSSLPGAFFPARPKPTSLLHRRVKCRYAEVNVKTDFNSTTIDVVADVKPERVVVLGGTGFVGSAICKAAVSRGIEVVGVSRSGRPTYSGAWIDQVNWVPGDVFYVNWDEVLIGATAVVSTIGGFGSEEQMQRINGEANVVAVNAAKDYGVPKFILISVHDYNLPPFLLSSGYFTGKRKAESEVLSKYPNSGIVLRPGFIYGKRRVDGFEIPLDLIGEPLERFINATENFTKPLSSLPASDLLLAPPVSVDDCTCRNQWNQR